A DNA window from Halorubrum sp. DM2 contains the following coding sequences:
- the rdfA gene encoding rod-determining factor RdfA, whose amino-acid sequence MHTYLKRDRDASLPADDRDRHERKVESIEKLQDRLTAVTESTLSSLAAAGELNQAHYDVLVNVCVVCPDCGVDRPVGELLRKSGCGCTD is encoded by the coding sequence ATTCATACGTACCTGAAGCGGGACCGGGACGCAAGCCTCCCAGCAGACGACAGGGACCGCCATGAGCGGAAGGTCGAATCGATCGAAAAGCTTCAGGACCGGCTCACAGCGGTGACAGAGTCCACGCTCTCCTCACTTGCCGCGGCTGGCGAGCTCAACCAAGCTCATTATGATGTCCTCGTTAATGTTTGCGTGGTATGTCCAGATTGTGGCGTAGATCGGCCAGTCGGAGAGCTACTCCGAAAATCTGGCTGCGGCTGTACGGACTAA
- a CDS encoding enolase C-terminal domain-like protein, giving the protein MVPEITKIESVEFAYPIEDVGTDQHGFNLVYEPGEVTERKLFAIKIHTDEGTTGEYVGGNSPGAAQINTFADYLVGKNPLDRERHWSEIKRALRKYDRMGIGPIDIALWDLAGKYYDAPIHELLGTYQTKFPAYASTYHGDENGGLETPEDFAAFAEECHEMGYQAFKIHGWGGSEGSRDLDRELETARLLGERVGGRMDLMHDPACELETFGDTLKLGRALDEAGFFWYEDPYRDGGISQHAHRKLRQKLQTPILQTEHVRGLEPFTDFIDAESTDFVRADPEYDGGITGAMKRVSVAEGHGLDVEFHAPGPAQRHCIAATRNTNYYELALVHPDCPNTQPPVYEGDYSDMIDTIDENGMVEVPEGPGLGVDYDWDYIENNATGSVHVYE; this is encoded by the coding sequence ATGGTACCGGAGATTACCAAAATCGAGTCAGTGGAGTTCGCGTATCCGATCGAAGACGTCGGCACGGATCAGCACGGTTTCAACCTCGTGTACGAACCGGGCGAGGTAACCGAGCGAAAGCTGTTCGCGATCAAGATCCACACCGACGAGGGGACCACCGGCGAGTACGTCGGGGGCAACTCCCCAGGTGCGGCACAGATCAACACCTTCGCAGACTACCTTGTCGGCAAGAACCCACTGGACCGGGAACGCCACTGGAGCGAGATCAAGCGCGCGCTGCGCAAGTACGACCGCATGGGGATCGGCCCGATCGACATCGCACTGTGGGACCTCGCCGGGAAGTACTACGACGCCCCGATCCACGAGCTACTCGGGACGTACCAGACCAAGTTCCCCGCCTACGCCTCGACGTACCACGGCGACGAGAACGGCGGGCTGGAGACGCCCGAGGACTTCGCTGCCTTCGCCGAAGAGTGTCACGAGATGGGGTATCAGGCGTTCAAGATCCATGGCTGGGGCGGTAGCGAGGGGTCACGCGACCTCGACCGCGAGCTAGAGACCGCTCGCCTGCTGGGCGAGCGTGTCGGCGGTCGGATGGACCTGATGCACGACCCGGCCTGCGAACTGGAGACGTTCGGCGACACGCTCAAACTCGGGCGCGCCCTCGACGAGGCCGGCTTCTTCTGGTACGAGGACCCCTACCGAGACGGCGGGATCTCCCAGCACGCCCACCGAAAGCTCCGCCAGAAACTCCAGACGCCGATCCTCCAGACCGAGCACGTCCGCGGGCTGGAACCGTTCACGGACTTCATCGACGCCGAATCGACCGACTTCGTCCGGGCCGACCCCGAGTACGACGGGGGGATCACCGGCGCGATGAAGCGCGTCAGCGTCGCCGAGGGCCACGGACTCGACGTGGAGTTCCACGCGCCCGGCCCGGCCCAGCGCCACTGCATCGCCGCGACCCGCAACACGAACTACTACGAACTGGCTCTGGTCCACCCCGACTGTCCGAACACCCAGCCGCCGGTCTACGAGGGCGACTACTCGGACATGATCGACACTATCGACGAAAACGGGATGGTCGAAGTACCCGAAGGTCCGGGACTGGGCGTCGACTACGACTGGGACTACATCGAGAACAACGCCACCGGCAGCGTCCACGTCTACGAGTAA
- a CDS encoding sugar ABC transporter permease, with amino-acid sequence MSAKTSIQDIRNGFSSAWDTTSHVVEERPHWLFLLPALLLYVPFLALPALAIFGLSGFQWSGLGDMSFVGAENFVQAVGDDVVWNALINNFEVGIWSIVLQAGLGLLLALAINRYSDRLRQFFQVTFLLPMTLMSVAVSLIWSYIYNPSYGVLSSLLEAIGSSWNPQWLGDPGIALLAIIFVATWQWTGFRTILWLAGLDSIDESVLEAARIDGAGPFQRFVYIILPLLKPVAIFILIYTIVGSMNSFVYFWVMTQGGPGHATEVMVTWIYKNAFLQSNFGQAAAISVILFVVVLVLSLLNLRLGDREAGGAEP; translated from the coding sequence ATGAGTGCGAAAACATCGATACAGGATATTAGAAACGGGTTCTCTTCGGCGTGGGATACTACCTCACACGTCGTTGAGGAACGGCCACACTGGCTGTTCCTCCTACCAGCGCTACTGCTGTATGTCCCATTTCTCGCGCTCCCCGCCTTGGCGATCTTTGGTCTCAGTGGATTCCAGTGGTCCGGTCTCGGCGATATGTCGTTCGTCGGCGCTGAGAACTTTGTACAAGCAGTCGGCGATGACGTGGTCTGGAATGCCCTAATAAATAATTTCGAAGTCGGAATCTGGAGTATCGTCCTCCAGGCCGGACTTGGACTCCTGCTGGCACTGGCGATCAACCGTTATTCTGATCGCCTCCGGCAGTTCTTCCAAGTAACGTTCCTGCTACCGATGACGTTGATGTCTGTCGCTGTCTCGTTGATCTGGTCGTACATCTACAACCCAAGCTACGGAGTGTTGTCGTCGCTGCTCGAAGCGATCGGAAGTAGCTGGAATCCCCAGTGGCTCGGTGATCCTGGTATCGCACTACTGGCAATCATCTTCGTTGCGACGTGGCAGTGGACCGGATTCCGGACGATTCTCTGGCTGGCTGGTCTCGACAGTATCGACGAGAGCGTCCTAGAGGCCGCACGTATCGATGGTGCCGGTCCCTTCCAGCGGTTCGTGTACATCATCCTTCCGCTGCTCAAGCCGGTCGCTATCTTTATACTGATCTATACCATTGTCGGCTCGATGAACTCTTTCGTCTACTTCTGGGTGATGACCCAGGGCGGACCCGGTCATGCAACCGAAGTGATGGTGACCTGGATCTACAAGAACGCGTTCCTCCAGTCCAACTTCGGGCAGGCCGCGGCGATCAGCGTTATTCTGTTCGTCGTTGTACTGGTGCTCTCGTTGCTGAACCTTCGGCTCGGTGACCGTGAGGCAGGGGGTGCCGAGCCATGA
- a CDS encoding carbohydrate ABC transporter permease has protein sequence MSTDASEPLREIVSEFADKLTLLGLFVIAGVFLFPVALLVLTSFKSRSEIFTNPLAFPETFQLENYLNAWTTGGFEQYFINSVIVVGISLVLILLLSSLAAYALVQFDFPANNIMFVFFLAGFMIPPQVLLVPLYSIMNALELLNTYFSLIFAYVAFGLPFSIFLLRQFFVTIPDTYAEAARIDGCNEFQVFFRVYLPLALPALAAVAIYQFVFLWNEFLYAIIFITDDAMRTLPAGLMAFQGQYSADWAQLFAGIVIAVAPTVLFFLLFQRQFIRGISMGGTKG, from the coding sequence ATGAGTACGGACGCCTCCGAGCCATTGCGCGAGATAGTCTCCGAGTTCGCGGACAAGCTGACACTGCTTGGCCTCTTCGTCATCGCGGGCGTGTTCCTGTTCCCAGTCGCACTGCTCGTTCTCACCAGCTTCAAATCCCGCAGTGAGATCTTCACGAATCCGCTCGCGTTCCCGGAAACGTTCCAGTTGGAGAACTACCTGAACGCGTGGACGACTGGTGGCTTCGAACAGTACTTCATCAATAGTGTGATCGTCGTCGGGATCAGCCTCGTGTTGATCCTGCTTCTGTCGAGTCTGGCGGCGTACGCGCTGGTACAGTTCGACTTTCCGGCCAACAATATCATGTTTGTCTTCTTCCTCGCCGGGTTCATGATCCCACCGCAGGTCTTGCTGGTACCGCTCTACTCCATCATGAACGCACTCGAACTGCTCAACACCTACTTTAGCCTCATTTTCGCGTACGTCGCCTTCGGGCTGCCGTTCTCGATCTTCCTGCTCAGGCAGTTCTTCGTGACGATCCCCGATACGTATGCCGAGGCAGCTCGAATCGACGGCTGTAACGAGTTTCAGGTGTTCTTCCGGGTGTATCTCCCGCTCGCACTCCCGGCACTGGCGGCCGTCGCGATCTACCAGTTCGTCTTCCTGTGGAACGAATTCCTCTACGCAATCATCTTCATCACTGACGATGCGATGCGAACGCTGCCAGCCGGCCTCATGGCGTTCCAGGGCCAGTACTCCGCTGACTGGGCACAGTTGTTCGCTGGGATTGTCATTGCAGTCGCACCGACGGTGTTGTTCTTTCTGCTGTTCCAGCGACAGTTCATCCGTGGAATCTCGATGGGCGGGACGAAAGGCTGA
- a CDS encoding deoxyhypusine synthase produces MDRDDSHTNVVPGSDEELDTPNVRGYDFRGEFDFHEMLDAYATTGFQATQLAEAIDIAERMQEADATVYLTFTSNIISSGLRETVAYLVREGYVDVLITTSGSLTEDVIKTAKPFKMGKWDADEASLRERGINRLGNLFVPSDRYVWLEEYLYDFFDDFFAEEKVRTPRAFARELGETLDDEDSVLKQAADNDVPVYCPALTDSEVGNFLYYYRQGYDSDIGIEILDDYDSLIEDGLLADTTGLIAVGGGVPKHHAIMTNLFRGGADYVVYISTGMEGDGSLSGAPPNEAVSWGKIKEKQTNYTQVEAEATLVFPLLVAEVFKR; encoded by the coding sequence ATGGATAGAGATGACTCTCACACGAATGTCGTCCCTGGGAGTGATGAGGAACTCGACACGCCAAATGTTCGCGGCTACGATTTCCGTGGGGAATTCGACTTTCACGAGATGCTTGACGCCTACGCGACGACGGGGTTCCAAGCGACGCAACTCGCGGAGGCCATCGACATCGCCGAACGCATGCAGGAGGCGGACGCCACCGTCTACCTCACGTTCACGTCGAACATCATCTCGTCGGGGCTGCGCGAGACCGTCGCGTACCTCGTTCGAGAGGGGTATGTGGACGTACTTATCACGACGTCCGGATCGCTGACCGAGGACGTGATCAAAACGGCGAAGCCGTTCAAGATGGGGAAATGGGACGCAGACGAGGCGTCGCTCCGTGAGCGTGGAATCAATCGGCTCGGTAATCTCTTCGTCCCCTCCGATCGGTACGTCTGGCTTGAGGAGTATCTCTACGACTTCTTCGACGACTTCTTCGCGGAAGAGAAAGTCAGGACGCCGAGGGCGTTCGCACGCGAGTTAGGCGAAACCCTCGACGATGAGGACTCGGTCCTGAAGCAGGCGGCAGACAACGACGTACCGGTGTACTGCCCGGCACTGACGGACTCCGAGGTCGGCAACTTCCTCTACTACTACCGTCAGGGGTACGACTCAGACATCGGTATCGAGATACTGGATGACTACGACTCACTCATTGAGGACGGGTTATTAGCGGACACGACAGGTCTCATCGCGGTCGGTGGTGGCGTGCCGAAACACCATGCGATCATGACGAACCTCTTCCGCGGAGGAGCGGATTACGTCGTCTACATTTCGACGGGGATGGAGGGCGACGGATCGTTATCGGGTGCACCGCCGAACGAGGCGGTCTCTTGGGGAAAAATCAAGGAGAAACAGACGAACTACACACAGGTCGAAGCAGAGGCGACACTCGTCTTCCCACTCCTCGTGGCAGAGGTATTCAAACGGTAA
- the rdfA gene encoding rod-determining factor RdfA encodes MTAETSDTNTKVARVIRKYDLDGMGANLETAWTGKSGERTSLRNLADEFNEAVLEAALREANVSSVSVNVSSTYDALQSESGSSKTRARRHLKREEIDVDELTGDFVTHQAIHTYLTKEREANFPGPSDDMAERKVETIEKLEGRVSAVAETAISSLANADELDNDGYDVLVDVRAVCPHCGADLPVGELIRQGGCGCGAKSEATDE; translated from the coding sequence ATGACCGCTGAAACGAGCGACACGAACACAAAGGTTGCCCGAGTAATTCGGAAGTATGATCTCGACGGCATGGGCGCAAACTTGGAGACGGCGTGGACAGGGAAGTCGGGCGAGCGAACGAGTCTGCGGAACCTCGCTGACGAATTCAATGAGGCGGTGCTAGAGGCGGCTCTTCGCGAGGCGAACGTCTCATCGGTTAGTGTGAACGTTTCAAGCACGTATGACGCTCTCCAGAGCGAATCTGGATCGTCAAAGACACGGGCACGCCGCCACCTCAAGCGTGAGGAAATCGACGTCGATGAGCTGACTGGAGATTTCGTTACCCACCAAGCTATCCACACGTACCTCACTAAGGAGCGTGAGGCAAACTTCCCCGGGCCGAGCGACGACATGGCAGAGCGGAAGGTCGAGACTATCGAGAAACTGGAGGGTCGCGTGTCAGCCGTGGCTGAGACCGCTATCTCTTCGCTGGCAAACGCGGATGAACTGGATAATGACGGGTACGATGTACTTGTTGATGTGCGCGCTGTCTGCCCCCACTGCGGCGCAGATTTGCCGGTGGGGGAACTAATTCGTCAAGGTGGCTGCGGCTGTGGAGCAAAATCCGAAGCCACTGATGAGTAA
- a CDS encoding archaea-specific SMC-related protein, with protein MAQIPKHVVRVDVRNIGGIDEASVTLSDGVSILTGRNATNRTSFLQALMAGLGSRQSSLKGDAEEGEVTLELDDETHTRTLQRRGDTVEFGGDPYLDDPELADLFAFLLENNEARRAVARGDDLREIIMRPIDTDAIDAEIRECKRERDELESEIEKLDSLERDLPDLEADRREKLEELEEAQGELESVREELDELDAGIEESRTREEEMEEAFQRVRDARSDLDDLEFDLETERSTLSELKAEREELRETVEEAEEPDENADQLAGRIDELRRRKRSLDDEVNELGSVIGFNEDMVDGSGIDIDEGMSGDDPTDALTAGDQTVCWTCGSEVESDQIEATLDQLREFRSNKLDERNEIRAEIQELTDRQSSIKQAQREIERAEERLDAVGTEIESTESRITDLEEQIKSKQEEMEELEKEAESIDADGYDEALDLHREANGIELRIERLEDEIDEIDEEIDEREAAIERREDLKAEREELADRLTELRTRVDCIEENAVEEFNEHMETVLDILEYENLDRIWIERRETEVREGRRKVTRTRFDLHIVRSSPDGTAYEDTVDHLSESEREVTGLVFALAGYLVHDVYETVPFVLLDSLEAIDSDRIARVVDYFQTHADFLVAALLPEDAAALPDDYTYVEQID; from the coding sequence ATGGCTCAGATCCCGAAACACGTCGTCCGTGTCGATGTCCGGAACATCGGTGGCATCGACGAGGCGTCGGTGACACTCTCCGACGGCGTCTCGATTTTGACCGGGCGAAACGCGACGAACCGGACCTCCTTCTTACAGGCGCTGATGGCCGGACTCGGTAGCCGCCAGAGCTCGCTGAAGGGCGATGCTGAGGAGGGCGAAGTGACCCTCGAACTTGACGACGAGACGCACACGCGGACGCTACAGCGCCGCGGCGACACTGTCGAGTTTGGTGGCGACCCCTACCTCGACGATCCGGAGCTGGCCGACCTGTTCGCGTTCCTGCTGGAGAACAACGAGGCGCGGCGGGCAGTGGCGCGCGGCGACGATCTCCGCGAGATCATCATGCGCCCGATCGATACGGACGCGATCGACGCGGAGATCCGCGAGTGCAAGCGCGAACGCGACGAACTGGAGTCTGAGATCGAGAAACTTGACAGCCTCGAACGCGACCTCCCCGACCTCGAAGCTGACCGCCGCGAGAAACTCGAGGAGCTGGAGGAAGCCCAAGGGGAACTGGAGTCGGTCCGGGAGGAGCTCGACGAACTCGACGCCGGCATCGAGGAGAGCCGGACGCGCGAAGAGGAGATGGAAGAGGCGTTCCAGCGGGTCCGGGATGCCCGCTCCGACCTCGACGACCTCGAGTTCGACCTCGAGACCGAGCGCTCGACGCTCTCGGAGCTGAAGGCGGAGCGTGAGGAGCTTCGAGAGACCGTCGAGGAGGCCGAGGAGCCCGACGAGAACGCGGACCAACTCGCGGGTCGCATCGACGAGCTGCGCCGCCGGAAGCGCTCGCTCGACGACGAGGTCAACGAGCTCGGCAGCGTCATCGGCTTCAACGAGGACATGGTGGATGGCTCGGGGATCGACATCGATGAGGGGATGTCCGGCGACGACCCGACCGACGCGCTGACCGCGGGCGACCAGACGGTCTGCTGGACCTGCGGGTCAGAGGTCGAGAGCGACCAGATCGAGGCGACCCTCGACCAGCTCCGAGAGTTCCGGTCCAACAAGCTCGACGAGCGCAACGAGATCCGCGCGGAGATCCAGGAGCTTACCGACCGGCAGTCGTCGATCAAACAGGCCCAACGCGAGATCGAGCGCGCTGAGGAGCGACTCGACGCGGTTGGGACGGAGATCGAGTCGACCGAGTCGCGGATCACGGACCTCGAGGAGCAGATCAAGTCGAAACAAGAGGAGATGGAGGAGCTGGAAAAAGAAGCTGAGTCGATAGACGCCGACGGCTATGACGAGGCGTTAGACCTTCACCGCGAGGCGAACGGGATCGAGCTCCGAATCGAGCGGCTCGAAGACGAGATCGACGAGATCGACGAGGAGATCGATGAGCGAGAGGCCGCGATCGAGCGCCGCGAGGACCTGAAGGCCGAACGCGAGGAACTCGCCGACCGGCTGACAGAGCTGCGGACGCGCGTCGACTGCATCGAGGAGAACGCGGTTGAGGAGTTCAACGAGCACATGGAGACGGTCCTCGACATCTTGGAGTACGAGAACCTCGACCGGATCTGGATCGAGCGCCGGGAGACCGAAGTCCGGGAGGGCCGCCGCAAGGTCACGCGGACTCGGTTCGATCTCCACATCGTCCGCTCGTCGCCCGACGGGACCGCCTACGAGGACACGGTCGATCATCTCTCGGAGAGCGAGCGGGAAGTGACGGGGCTCGTGTTCGCGCTCGCGGGATATCTCGTCCACGATGTCTACGAGACGGTCCCGTTTGTCCTGCTCGACTCGCTAGAAGCCATCGATTCCGATCGGATCGCGCGCGTTGTCGACTACTTCCAGACCCACGCTGACTTCCTTGTCGCTGCCCTTCTCCCCGAGGACGCCGCCGCGCTCCCCGATGATTATACCTACGTCGAACAGATCGACTGA
- a CDS encoding ABC transporter substrate-binding protein, with translation MVDKERRRMLRAFGAAGMIGLAGCSSGTNETDTDDSSTSDGGDSGGTETSTESGSTDEVNFWVTATSGAPKEATDELIQRFEDDRGIPINDTKYENDAYKSAVTNALGTNNAPDVFFIWSGPNRLGRYVGNENVVPLDDEFSTEELDGFVPSSTRNVQYEPGDLLSWGSEDGDMYSVPHTMAGIPLWYNKNVLEDAGIDPSTLQHSTDTTWDEFLDVCQTVQDAGYTPIQCGNRNRWTIGHWTSAFMIKSVGVDRYLNAAFGLEGETLTSDDMVEGVSRLETLYDEEYFNQSINSLNNNEAAALFFNDEAAFWHQGTWIQDQISTQAPDGFGGIPDHIDYMWWPSFPDLYENSANERVSVVPDGTYAVSTQAQNRGNENFQNTMEFLKFFTSADSMQTWFDMTGQLVCRPGIYDSIDMDPAQETITSTLDGLDAADAIGTVFDVAFLPETTETLLSGSQTLFTNSSAQEVLQNAQEANEEALSNV, from the coding sequence ATGGTTGACAAAGAGCGGAGACGTATGCTTAGGGCCTTTGGTGCAGCAGGAATGATTGGTCTGGCTGGTTGTAGCAGCGGGACCAATGAGACGGATACCGACGATAGCAGTACCAGTGACGGGGGTGACAGCGGCGGGACCGAGACGAGCACTGAGAGTGGATCGACAGACGAAGTGAACTTCTGGGTGACAGCCACTTCAGGTGCGCCAAAAGAGGCCACGGATGAACTCATCCAGCGCTTCGAAGACGACCGAGGGATCCCCATCAACGATACGAAATACGAGAACGATGCCTACAAATCGGCCGTCACGAACGCCCTGGGGACGAACAACGCACCGGACGTGTTCTTCATCTGGAGTGGGCCGAATCGCCTCGGACGATACGTAGGCAATGAGAACGTCGTACCACTCGACGACGAGTTTTCCACCGAGGAGTTGGACGGATTCGTTCCCAGTTCGACTCGAAACGTCCAGTACGAACCTGGTGATCTGTTGTCGTGGGGTTCGGAGGACGGCGATATGTATTCCGTCCCACACACGATGGCTGGCATCCCACTGTGGTACAACAAGAACGTTCTCGAGGACGCAGGAATCGACCCGAGCACGCTCCAGCACTCGACGGACACGACCTGGGACGAGTTCCTCGATGTTTGTCAGACAGTCCAGGATGCCGGCTACACGCCGATCCAGTGTGGTAACCGGAACCGATGGACGATCGGACACTGGACATCAGCGTTCATGATCAAGTCTGTCGGTGTTGATAGATACCTGAACGCCGCCTTCGGTCTGGAGGGGGAAACCCTGACCAGCGATGACATGGTTGAAGGCGTCTCACGATTGGAAACGCTCTATGATGAGGAGTACTTCAACCAGTCTATCAATTCACTGAATAACAACGAAGCGGCTGCGTTGTTCTTCAATGACGAGGCCGCGTTCTGGCATCAGGGTACTTGGATTCAGGATCAGATCAGCACGCAGGCTCCGGATGGGTTCGGCGGTATCCCTGATCATATCGATTATATGTGGTGGCCGTCGTTCCCTGACCTCTACGAGAACAGCGCCAATGAGCGAGTCAGTGTCGTTCCTGATGGTACGTATGCGGTCAGTACACAGGCTCAAAACCGTGGTAACGAGAATTTCCAGAACACCATGGAATTCCTGAAGTTCTTTACCAGCGCTGACAGTATGCAGACCTGGTTCGATATGACTGGACAGCTCGTCTGTCGGCCGGGTATCTACGACAGTATCGATATGGATCCTGCTCAGGAAACTATCACGAGTACGCTCGATGGTCTCGACGCGGCGGATGCTATCGGGACGGTCTTCGACGTTGCATTCCTGCCTGAGACCACCGAAACGCTGCTATCAGGTAGCCAGACACTCTTCACCAACAGCTCAGCGCAAGAGGTTCTGCAGAACGCACAGGAGGCGAATGAAGAGGCTCTATCAAACGTCTGA
- a CDS encoding IclR family transcriptional regulator: MADEFNSTMVKTARTTFRILEAIKARDEATVTELTDEFALSKSSIHNYLKTLEHEGYVVREGNAYRVGLRLLDLGGYARHKQRLYQSAKEEVTKIAEETGEMTNLLVEEHGRGIYLHRANGEQAVKSDSYIGHRVHLHNTALGQAILAHLPEERVEEIVDRHGLPETTKNTITNRDELFERLERVREEGVAFDDEARLVGLRCVAKPIVNKEGEVEGAISISGPTSRFQGERYRTELPEILESAANVIELNINYT; encoded by the coding sequence ATGGCAGACGAATTCAATTCCACGATGGTCAAGACAGCTAGGACCACGTTCCGGATCCTGGAGGCGATCAAAGCCCGGGACGAAGCCACGGTCACAGAGCTGACAGACGAATTCGCGCTCTCGAAGAGCAGCATCCACAACTACCTCAAGACGCTCGAACACGAGGGGTACGTCGTCAGGGAGGGCAACGCGTACCGCGTCGGGCTCCGACTGCTCGATCTGGGCGGCTACGCCAGACACAAGCAGCGCCTCTACCAGTCGGCCAAAGAAGAGGTGACGAAAATCGCCGAGGAGACCGGCGAGATGACGAACTTGCTCGTCGAGGAACATGGCCGGGGGATCTACCTCCACCGGGCGAACGGGGAACAGGCGGTCAAATCCGACTCCTACATCGGGCACAGGGTCCACCTCCACAACACTGCGCTGGGACAGGCGATCCTGGCACACCTCCCCGAGGAGCGAGTCGAGGAGATCGTTGATCGACACGGACTCCCCGAGACGACGAAGAACACCATAACGAACCGCGACGAACTGTTCGAACGGCTGGAGCGTGTCCGCGAAGAGGGAGTCGCTTTTGACGACGAGGCGCGACTCGTGGGACTGCGCTGTGTCGCCAAGCCGATCGTCAACAAGGAGGGCGAGGTTGAGGGTGCCATCAGCATCTCGGGACCGACGAGCCGGTTCCAGGGCGAGCGATACCGAACAGAACTCCCCGAAATACTCGAAAGCGCCGCAAATGTCATCGAACTCAACATCAACTACACCTGA
- a CDS encoding Gfo/Idh/MocA family oxidoreductase: MSYRAGIIGTGGIAGMGILGMHDSEAIGSEKIRASHAGGYDATSDIDLVAVADIDEEKLETFGEAWDIPTECQYLGHEAMLDAEDLDVVSVCTPSFLHHDHVVDAARSDAAPDVIWSEKPIASSVTDAEAMIEVCDETGTELVVNHSFRFTDKLRKLHDLVQGEDLLGEVHSVSTQFRMELLRNSTHLLDTFVYLLDARAERVSGYVSGENEAVDSLDADRDVDDSAGGGFALLDDGTFATVDCTIPRDESSMTLQFIGSEGKLYMNNDDGEWRYWRLEDGEHIEEPLPGIEGAWTWDDDYRGAFANAARHVQSLLDGEAENASTGREALRSLEIIVGFYVSHYTGSQVDVPLDRPLRDIEITSW, translated from the coding sequence ATGAGCTATCGCGCAGGGATCATCGGCACCGGCGGTATCGCAGGCATGGGTATTCTCGGGATGCACGATTCGGAGGCGATCGGCAGCGAGAAGATCCGTGCCAGTCACGCGGGCGGGTACGACGCGACGAGCGACATCGACCTAGTCGCGGTCGCGGACATCGACGAGGAGAAACTGGAGACGTTCGGCGAGGCGTGGGACATCCCGACAGAGTGTCAGTACCTCGGTCACGAGGCGATGCTCGACGCCGAGGACCTCGACGTCGTCTCCGTCTGTACGCCCTCGTTTCTCCACCACGATCACGTGGTCGACGCCGCGCGGTCGGACGCCGCTCCCGACGTGATCTGGTCTGAGAAGCCGATCGCCTCCTCGGTCACCGACGCCGAGGCGATGATCGAGGTCTGCGACGAGACCGGGACGGAGCTGGTCGTCAACCACTCGTTCCGGTTCACCGACAAGCTCCGGAAGCTCCACGACCTCGTACAGGGGGAGGATCTGCTCGGGGAGGTCCATTCCGTCTCGACGCAGTTCCGGATGGAGCTGTTGCGCAACTCCACGCACCTGCTGGACACGTTCGTCTACCTGCTCGACGCCAGAGCCGAGCGCGTCAGCGGCTACGTCTCCGGCGAGAACGAGGCGGTCGACTCGCTGGACGCCGACCGCGATGTCGATGATTCGGCCGGTGGGGGCTTCGCGCTGCTGGACGACGGGACGTTCGCGACGGTCGACTGTACGATCCCGCGCGACGAGTCATCGATGACACTGCAGTTCATCGGGAGCGAGGGGAAACTGTATATGAACAACGACGACGGCGAGTGGCGCTACTGGCGGCTGGAAGACGGCGAGCACATCGAAGAACCGCTGCCCGGTATCGAGGGTGCCTGGACGTGGGACGACGACTATCGAGGCGCGTTCGCCAACGCCGCCCGCCACGTCCAGTCGCTGCTCGACGGTGAGGCCGAGAACGCCTCGACGGGACGGGAGGCGCTGCGCTCGCTGGAGATCATCGTCGGGTTCTACGTCTCGCATTACACGGGCAGTCAAGTCGACGTGCCGCTGGATCGGCCGTTGCGCGACATCGAGATCACGTCCTGGTGA